A part of Prolixibacteraceae bacterium genomic DNA contains:
- the rplJ gene encoding 50S ribosomal protein L10, translating into MRRSEKQQLVESLKEQLNSYSHFYLADVEALNAEQTSALRRLCFQREVKLVVAKNTLLRKAIEESDKDASGLFDVLKGSTSVLLSNTGNIPAKLIQEFSKENGKPVLKGAFVEESVYVGAETLEELVNIKSKEELIADVIALLQSPAKNVISALQSSGQTITGVLKALEEKNA; encoded by the coding sequence ATGAGACGCTCAGAAAAGCAACAATTAGTAGAGTCACTTAAAGAGCAGTTGAATTCATATAGTCACTTTTACTTGGCGGATGTTGAAGCACTAAATGCAGAGCAAACAAGTGCTTTAAGACGTCTTTGCTTCCAAAGAGAAGTAAAGTTGGTTGTGGCAAAGAATACACTGTTGCGCAAAGCTATTGAAGAATCGGATAAAGATGCTTCGGGCTTATTTGACGTATTGAAAGGTAGTACTTCTGTACTGCTTTCTAACACTGGAAACATTCCAGCTAAATTGATTCAAGAATTTAGCAAAGAGAATGGCAAACCAGTATTGAAGGGAGCATTTGTAGAGGAGTCTGTATATGTTGGTGCAGAGACACTAGAAGAACTAGTAAACATCAAGTCGAAAGAGGAGTTGATAGCAGATGTTATTGCATTGCTACAGTCTCCAGCGAAGAATGTTATTTCAGCTCTTCAGTCATCTGGACAAACTATTACTGGA
- the rplA gene encoding 50S ribosomal protein L1 → MAKISKNRKAAAAKLEQGKIYSLEDAASLVKEITTTKFDASVDLDVRLGVDPRKANQMVRGVVTLPHGTGKAVRVLALVTPDKEQEAKDAGADYVGLDAYIDKIKNGWTDVDVIITMPPVMGKVGALGRVLGPRGLMPNPKSGTVTMEVGKAVKEVKMGKIDFKVDKYGIVHTSIGKVSFDPKQIVENAKEFVDMINKLKPSAAKGTYVKSIYLSSTMSPGIQVEPKSID, encoded by the coding sequence ATGGCAAAAATCTCAAAGAATAGGAAAGCTGCTGCTGCTAAATTGGAGCAGGGGAAGATCTATTCACTAGAAGACGCTGCTTCGTTGGTGAAAGAAATCACTACTACAAAGTTTGATGCTTCTGTGGATTTGGATGTTCGCCTTGGAGTGGATCCGAGAAAAGCGAATCAAATGGTACGAGGAGTCGTAACTTTGCCTCACGGAACTGGAAAAGCAGTGCGTGTTTTAGCTCTTGTAACTCCAGATAAGGAGCAAGAAGCGAAAGACGCAGGAGCTGATTACGTTGGTCTAGACGCTTATATCGATAAGATTAAGAACGGATGGACAGATGTAGACGTAATCATCACTATGCCACCAGTTATGGGTAAAGTAGGAGCTCTAGGTCGTGTTTTAGGTCCTCGTGGTCTAATGCCTAACCCAAAAAGTGGTACAGTTACCATGGAGGTAGGTAAGGCTGTGAAGGAAGTTAAAATGGGTAAAATCGACTTCAAAGTGGATAAGTATGGTATCGTGCATACATCAATTGGTAAGGTATCTTTTGATCCTAAACAAATTGTTGAGAATGCAAAAGAGTTTGTTGATATGATCAATAAGCTTAAGCCTTCGGCTGCAAAAGGTACATACGTGAAAAGTATCTACTTATCAAGTACAATGAGCCCAGGTATTCAAGTTGAACCTAAGTCTATTGACTAA
- the rplK gene encoding 50S ribosomal protein L11, whose product MAKEVAGLIKLQIKGGAANPSPPVGPALGAKGVNIMQFCKQFNARTQDQAGKVLPVIITVYADKSFDFIIKTPPVAVQLLEAAKLKKGSPEPHVNKVASITWEQVRGIAEAKMPDLNCFEVESAMSMVAGTARSMGITVTGDAPF is encoded by the coding sequence ATGGCAAAAGAAGTTGCTGGGTTAATTAAGTTACAGATTAAAGGTGGTGCTGCGAATCCTTCGCCTCCGGTAGGACCTGCATTAGGTGCTAAAGGTGTGAACATCATGCAGTTTTGTAAGCAGTTCAATGCAAGAACTCAAGATCAAGCTGGTAAAGTACTTCCTGTAATTATTACGGTTTATGCTGATAAGTCATTTGACTTTATCATTAAAACACCACCCGTTGCTGTTCAATTGTTGGAAGCTGCTAAACTTAAGAAAGGTTCACCAGAGCCTCACGTTAATAAAGTAGCATCTATTACTTGGGAGCAAGTTAGAGGTATCGCAGAAGCAAAAATGCCTGATCTTAACTGTTTCGAGGTAGAGTCTGCAATGTCAATGGTGGCAGGTACAGCACGTAGTATGGGAATTACTGTAACAGGTGATGCACCCTTTTAA
- the nusG gene encoding transcription termination/antitermination protein NusG has protein sequence MSVDTKKWYVLRAVGGKEKKVKEYIEAEIANLGLQDYVSQVLIPTEKVYQIRNGKKITKERISLPGYILIEAALVGEVPHILKSVSNVIGFLADTKTNEPIPMRQSEVNRILGTMDDAEETLEASGVDFVMGETVKVIDGPFDGFNGLVEEVNEEKKKLKVMVKIFGRKTPLELGYMQVEKE, from the coding sequence ATGAGTGTGGATACAAAAAAATGGTATGTTCTTCGGGCTGTCGGAGGTAAAGAAAAGAAAGTCAAAGAGTATATCGAGGCTGAGATCGCAAATTTAGGTCTCCAGGATTATGTTTCTCAAGTTTTGATCCCGACTGAAAAGGTGTATCAAATACGTAATGGTAAGAAGATAACAAAAGAGAGAATCTCGCTTCCTGGTTATATTCTTATTGAGGCTGCGTTAGTAGGAGAGGTTCCTCATATTTTGAAGAGCGTTTCTAATGTTATTGGCTTTTTAGCTGATACTAAGACGAACGAGCCTATACCTATGCGTCAAAGCGAGGTGAATCGTATTTTGGGTACCATGGATGATGCAGAGGAGACACTAGAGGCTTCTGGTGTTGATTTTGTTATGGGAGAGACTGTGAAAGTTATCGATGGACCATTTGACGGCTTTAATGGCCTCGTTGAGGAAGTTAACGAGGAGAAAAAGAAGCTGAAAGTGATGGTTAAGATTTTCGGTAGAAAGACTCCTTTGGAGCTTGGCTATATGCAAGTCGAAAAGGAGTAG
- the secE gene encoding preprotein translocase subunit SecE, which produces MKVLAYIKDSYNELVYKVSWPSRKELINSALVVMVASFIIALLVFVVDFSFEKLTGMLYGLFF; this is translated from the coding sequence ATGAAAGTATTAGCTTATATTAAAGATTCTTATAACGAGTTGGTCTACAAAGTTAGTTGGCCAAGTCGGAAGGAGTTAATTAATAGCGCATTAGTTGTTATGGTTGCTTCTTTTATAATTGCACTGTTGGTGTTTGTGGTTGATTTCTCTTTTGAGAAATTAACAGGGATGCTTTACGGTTTATTTTTCTAA